A stretch of DNA from Triticum dicoccoides isolate Atlit2015 ecotype Zavitan chromosome 2A, WEW_v2.0, whole genome shotgun sequence:
ccgcaggccgcgggtaggcaagtctagggacccccattcccagaacgccgacacaatcTATCTTTTActcgagagggattgacaacccctattacgCGTcgtgttgcaagtatttgttatttgtgtgtaggtaccatttacatagtgttgcttggttctcttactggttcggtaaccttggtttcatcactgagggaaatacttatcgtagttgtgctgcatcatcccttcctcttcgggaaaatacTGAGGCGGACACGAGCCATCaaacgccaagtacaatgactcgcgaccaagatcaacatcagtaagcaacccatgatattccacattggagatcttgtgtggctacacctttgcgaggaccgcttccccaacgaacgcaagtccaagcttctccctcgagccgacggaccctttaAGGTGCTAGAACGCTACAACAGCAACACCTACAAGATTGACATCCCACCCGACAAGTACAACGTCAAGGATCTATCTCCCTatcatggtgatgaggttttcgatctgaggtcggatctttcctggGGGGGAGATGAGGCGGAGCATCCCAagttcatccccatggacctaccatcgtcttacCAAGTGCCAAAGCGGACCCACGACACGTGCtcatgcaagagctctcgaaacctaggtgacatctctcctctcgcaATTCCACTTCGAAACACGTgacacatggctactacctcaaacagagacactttgcatactcaggtaccaaggagttagccatggagaagccAAGGAGCAGATTGACTGAATGGAGAAGAGGGAcacgaagacggagaagaaaacgaCCAAGTCCAGACTTGCCTGGATCATTCGGACCATCGTCCGAACGATCCAGACCCAGCCCGGACAATCCGGCTACAGCGCCCAAAGAGTACAGGAGGCCGCCCCGTGAAGCTGGATCATCCGGGTGGACGCGGACGTCCGGACAAGGTCCCAGACATCCGGACCCCCAGACAATCCGGAGGGTCGCCCGGATCACCTGGACCCCCGACGCCCGGATCATCTGGACCCCTCTTGCACGCGTGACTTGGGCCGTGGCCCATGTACCCATTTGTCCCCtagcctatatatactccttctcctccactcttttagggttagcattgtcttAGTTCATTTTGGAgattagagcattgctcatccacttgttcccctactccattggaggccgaGGTCTCAGCGGAGAAaatcccaagtggattcaagaccctgtcaagggaagatcccctcgtggattcaagaccccatctccTCACAGATTGGGAAGAACTACCGACCGGTTGTATCGTCCCGTGTTgtgtttggatcgtgtatctccgtgtgtacttggatctagcacatgtgtaatcaaatcttgttgatttgagtgtttcctctcgcTTCCCCTCTCATGTGTTCCTTGTGTTCTTTGTGGGATCCcctccaaatcgtgaaagatcggcccctagggttccatcctacatcaacaacgagcacacccacgacgacgcaCACAATGAGGATAtgtagcggcgctccaatggagtttggTGGGCATCATGTGCACACCCACGTGGGGGAgaaggacctctcggtggtgtacaccaatgatCCGGCCGTGCCGGaggactacatcaacaccatggagcagttgcttgctgagGACGACAAGTacaaagtggtcggcttcgacctccaaTACACCAACGGTCATCCGAGgaaagatcagaaggttgccgtcgcccagttgtgcatccTCATCACGTCCTCATCTACCAATACTgcttggccacaaggccttgcgagcattttgtcaggtttgtcaacagccccaacTACCAGCTCGCTACGGCGGataccaccgacgatgtaaaagcgctcaagaTTTCAGGCTTGGCCTGCCAGAAACTTTTCGACATCCATGACCACTACAAGGACTGGGGCAGCACGAAGGACAATGACTCTTTGGTTGACATCACCTAGGCAATCATTGACTCCTACTACAAAAACATGATGGAAGATGCCGAGATAAATCCTGCAGCCTGGCACGGTGCCTGGGTGCGGAGACTGGATGAAGCTCACCTTAAGTTCGTGGCAAAgaacgtgtacacatgctacgagatgcataggtggatcattgacatgagggagTGCCTTCTTCCTGTAATCGGCAACGGATCTAGCCACCACCAGAGCAGTAgcggcaagcgtcacaagaagtagatgatgattatATTATCGTTTATCCTAGTTTATTACGCATGTaattgtttactttgttgtgtgcaaatgttatctgtgtagtcacttatgtaattggatgtttaatttggttaggcAATCATGTCCTTATaagtatatatatatgttgttgttttgtAGCCAAagcatagatgttgtgcggacTGAGCAAATCACATCGCATACGGATTAAACTACAGAACCCGTCGGTGATTATTTCATCAGTCGCTGACAATTGTTTACCACCAAccatttgctcacaacacacaactTACTTGGACCAATCATCTGTGTTATTGTCAACCTTGCCACACAATTATAATTACTGACATGTTTgatggtatcacacacatcttattaagcCAAATTGTTTCTAttgttttggctcatcgcaaacagttcatcctagtgacttGTATGCcttctatcgcacacaccttgatctggctgatcgTTTGTGTTCTTCTGGATCATCGCAAATAGCTCATCCGAATGATGTGTATGCCCTCTGTCGCACACACCTAGATCTGACTGGCCATTTCTGTTGTTTTATCTTATCGCacgcagttcattcgagtgaactgtatgccgtccaTCGCACAtaccttgatttggctgaccgtttctataattttggctcatcgcaaacagttcgtatggatcaaTTGTATTCCACATATCACACACGCAACTCAAATCTAAATCGTGCTTGATGAATCTGCCATCGCACACAATTCGTCTTATTGGTGACAGTTTTATTACCATACCGTTTGTGATTCATGCATCGCACGCAGTTTGGTCGAAGAGTCTCTGATACAtgtgtcgcgttagcaacatcctgcagtagtgagtacTGAACCAATCGATGACCCTTAAGTGTGTTACCCTACAGGTTCGATAAAGTATAGACATGATGGGAACTCCTTCCGTTCAATGATCAACAGCGAAACCGTGGGCATCCATGTTGACCCCTATATCCACACAAATAAATATCGAGTGAACCAGTGGTTCCCTTGTGCTATTCCTTTCACTTCACGATACTTTACAAAGCGAGAGGTGAGACTCATCGGCATCCCCATGAATCAACACTTGATCACTGTGACAATTATCCTCATtatcggttttgttctctttttttcTCATCCGCATTTTCCAGCATCCCCATGAACAAGTCACGTTGTGTCTGACTAGACAATGATGGAAACCATCACACCGagaggccctaagaatatctctctatCGTTGGAGGATCAAATCACAGTCTCGAGCTATCAAATCTCATGTCATACTTTTTCAATTCACCTAAAAGTCGTcattataatcaccctgttacggtTGACGTTTGATGAACCCCAAAGTGCATCATTTGGTATGAAGGTATTCGATATATCATGGTCAAAGGAATTATGCATATGTTAACATATGTGTGTTATATATTACTAACCTGTGATGAAATGATCttgttgtgtaacaatcaatcgggTGTGTTCAACAAAAGTGTTCTTCTAACAACGTGTCTTCAAAGTTGGCAGCATTCTTGTTACTTCAACTATGCCTATGATCAGAAAAACATAACCATCATGCAATATTTGAGCTAGCTTTAGAGGCGATACTAGAAATCTATTTTACTGTTTTTTTTATGAAATGCAGGTCACTGCTTTCATTCATTAAGAAGGGGAGTGCCTCAAGATAAGGCAAAACGTGCTAGTTACAGAGTTACTGTGCAAGGTGAAAGAAaggaaagagaaaaaggaaattacATTGCCAGAAACAGAACTCTCTTAACCATGATCTCCCAGCCACTGTGCACCCTTGAGGCCGGCAATCCACCAAGTGCGCAGCTCGAGTACAATTCGATCACAAATATTCAGAAAGGGGGAAAATTTATGATTGAAGATGCGATCATTTCGTTCTTTCCAAATGCCCCACCAAATAGCCATCACCAGCGAGGAGAATGCCTGCTTCCTCTGGTTAGGGATTTTTTCCAGAGACAACAGCCACCAGTCAAGCAAGGAAGGAGCGCTGACATTCGGTCTGGCATCAAATGGAAACTGAAATTTTGTCAGGCAGAAACCCCAAACACCAGCTGTGAATGGGCAATCAGCAAAGAGGTGGTGAGCGGATTCGAGGTCAGTTCTGCAGAGGGGGCAGACCGGGTCATGGGGCCATTTTCTCCTTGCAAGGTTGTCAGTCGTAAGACACTTTCCTTGNNNNNNNNNNNNNNNNNNNNNNNNNNNNNNNNNNNNNNNNNNNNNNNNNNNNNNNNNNNNNNNNNNNNNNNNNNNNNNNNNNNNNNNNNNNNNNNNNNNNNNNNNNNNNNNNNNNNNNNNNNNNNNNNNNNNNNNNNNNNNNNNNNNNNNNNNNNNNNNNNNNNNNNNNNNNNNNNNNNNNNNNNNNNNNNNNNNNNNNNNNNNNNNNNNNNNNNNNNNNNNNNNNNNNNNNNNNNNNNNNNNNNNNNNNNNNNNNNNNNNNNNNNNNNNNNNNNNNNNNNNNNNNNNNNNNNNNNNNNNNNNNNNNNNNNNNNNNNNNNNNNNNNNNNNNNNNNNNNNNNNNNNNNNNNNNNNNNNNNNNNNNNNNNNNNNNNNNNNNNNNNNNNNNNNNNNNNNNNNNNNNNNNNNNNNNNNNNNNNNNNNNNNNNNNNNNNNNNNNNNNNNNNTTTGATCTGCCAAATGATGTTCAAGAAAGGAGAGCTGACTCTGCCATAAAATTGTAAGTGGTATGCAGATTGTGCGCAATAAGTTCCATTCGCAGTCCATTTTCAACAAATTTCATCTTCCAATTCAGAGATGTTGAAGCTTTGTAATCTGTGCCATAAGTCAACAAATTCTCTTAGAACAGCCTCATCAGGGTTGCGCTTGATGAGCCGAATCCAGAGATTATCCGTGAGACCTTCAGAGACAGTGATCTGGCGCCTATTACAATGCTTGTAAAGTAACGGGAAGGAAACCGAGGGGATCTCACCATGCAGCCAATGGTCATGCCAAAAACTGAAGGACTTTCCATTCCCAATCTTGATTGAAGTATTAGCCACAAAAATGGCCTTAACCTCCTTGTCCATTGGCAGTGTTACCCGTGCCAAAATTTATCACCGTCAGTGGCGTTCTGCCAAAGCCACCTAATTCTCAGTGCCCTTCCTTGACAAATCAGATCAGGTATACCTAGCCCATCAAGCTCAAGAGGAGCGCAAACTTGAGACCATTTGATCAAGCATTTTCCACCACTAATTGCATCTGACCCGGCCCAAAGAAAGGCCCTTCTCATCTTGTCGATTTGTTTGTGCCTGGTGATTATTGTTACGTGTGGCGGCTCCTGTTTTTGTGCTCGGCTTCGGGTTGGCAGGATTTTCATTGTTTTTTTTTGAACTTGTGGCACACTTTATTCAACTCAAATAAGGGATACATCAGAAACAAGTTCAGCTAGAATAAACTGTGGAGGATCATTATCCCACGAGATTACAGAATTAGAATCGTAACAACATAGCTACCTTGTGTGCCACTTGGTTTGCCCCTCTTGGACAATGAGCATAGGATACTGACCCGATTCTTTGAGCTAATATAAAACAGTCACTCAAAATCGCCGAATAAGGACCCAGAATGTCCACTTCCCCCTTGCATGCTAAGATAATTTCGAGGCAGTCTGATTCAAAAGTGATATTGGAACATCCAAGTTGGTCTGCAAGCATCATACCATTTTTCAATGCCATCGCCTCGGCGGAAGGGGCGTCGAGAACGTGACTAACCAGGGACGATGAACCAGCCAAAGCCTGTCCATGGTGGTTTCGAAGAACGGCCGCAGTAGCCCCGCATCCATCCTCCATAAAGCATGTGTCCACGTTCATCTTATACATGTTGTGACAAGGTTTAGACCACTTCCCTTCAGTAATTTGGCCAGCACTCGAAGCCCCCGCATAATTCGTTGTTATTGCATGTATAGCCAGTGCTGACTTAGGAGGACTCGCCACCACTTCCCCCTTCACGGATTCCCTTCGTTGCCACCATATGTACCAGGCACCAACCAATATGATCTCTTGGAAGCCAATATGTTTCAATATAGCAGACTTTCGCCTTTTATCTCGGAGTAAACTCTCAAGGATGGCAGGGTTTTCATTGTTCGTTTGGTGGTCTTTCTTTATCTTTCAATCTGCTTGTATGGGGTTTTCTTCACTATTTTATATGAGATTCGGCCGTTggcttttatatatatttaaaaaagcAGGGCAAAAGCCTGTTTCGAGGGAGAGGAAAAACTATAACCAGGACGTGTTCACCGGTACTCAAGACTGAATTCGAAAAGATGTTGAATCTGCATCCTTCATGCACAGGCCGGCCGTGCGAGCTACCACTACGCCACACGATCGCACAGCGCACAGTTATCCTGTGAAGTGGGAAAACGGGGCGGTGTATATTACATGCATGGATTCCCTATACATACATACTACTAGTACATGCGAGATGCATGGAGCGACGAACATCTCGCGGTTTCCTCTCCGGGACAAGGGAGGGAGGTAAGGGATGCACAGGAACCAACTCGGCATACATACACCTATGTACAGCGCTGCGCATCTTGCCTCGATCGATCGCGAGCGGCGGCGAGAGGTTGGTTAGTCGTAGGACGGGGGATCGGAGGAGTGGTTAGTTGGTGCTCAGAAGTCTATGATGGGCTCGCCGACGGTGAGGTTCCGCTCCACCGTCCAGGGGAGGTTGAAGAGCTTGGCCGTGATGAACTTGAAGATCTTGTTCACGTTGATGTTGTGCGTCGCGCTCGAGAAGAAGAGGGTCGCCTTCATCGCTCTTGCGTATGCTCTGGCCTGTCATGTCAACAAACGGCATCTTCAAATTCATAGACCACCAAGGCACCAACGCAACGCAGGTCTCAGTTCATAGATACATCCGCACTGCACTAGGTACAGACATTGCATTCTAAAGAAAAAGGTACGGACATTCTGAAAGAGATGCACCCAAATTTTATGCATGAAGCTCCTATATCTCCTATGCATCCATCCATGGAacttttgttcttttctttttgacATGATATCTTGCAACCTCTTTTCTTTATTAGATAGATAGATGCAACTGTCTTTTCCGTCTTTATCAGGTTAAGTAACAAGTGACCATCAATCTACATTTCTGAATCTGAAAGATCAGCATAGTTTCGACCAGTGGCTGGTGGGACAAGACGTGGGAAAATATACTCTAACTTCTCCATTTTTCTATCTTGTTCTTGGGAAACACTCATCGTCAAAGATCGGTTCGGTCAGGCCTACATGACGATTAGTCTGAGTCTCTGACCAACAAGTTCCACTGGCTTCAATGTGCAGTAATAGGCATTCATATATGGTGGAGTACTCTGTCACAGATTAGATCAGTCTTAATTAGTCTAGTCCCCTGTACTCGATTCAGGTTTTGGTATGGGCTATTGTCGCTGTCACACGGGTTCTCCAAGAATGGCATATTTGTGGCTGTGATAATAAAACTCAAAACTGTGTGGCCTTTGACTACGCAAAACTAGTAAATCTAGCACCAGCAATCGGTTCAAAACAAAAGGAAACCGGTGGGCATGAAAAGGCCCGTCCGAAATTAAATTTTCTGGCCCCTGTTAAGCTGCACTGCTTCAGATGAAACACACATGTGCAGCCCAACTCGTCCTACCGTCAGAACCAAGGTATGGTCTCATCTTTCTATGCTAATAACTAGTGCATTGGAGGTGCTGAAGGTCCGACACTCAAGACCGTCCGAAACAAAGACAAAAGTGAACAATGTTTTGATCGCACGAAAACTATTGTAAAACTGTAGTACCTCATCGACAATGGTCCATTGCATCTCAAGAGGAAGCTGAGCGAAGTCGTCAAACTTCGTTCCTATTAGGATTGGAATAGCCGTCTGCCACAAGGGAAAAAAAGTAATGTACGTTCAGCTATTACAACATCAAGAACCCTGAACAATATTCATCATTCAGCTAAAGCAGTGATGTATTACAAATTCATATCAACAAAGAACTCGAATGAGAAAAAATAACACTAGCGAATAACAAACACCAACCTTATTCCATTTCCTGGCCCTCTCGTACCAATCGGTAACACTGCAGCAACCAAATGGAAAAACCAGCAATCATAAGCACCTAGGGACGGGACGGGAGAAACCCAATGGACTCAGAGTTAGTTCTCTGAGCCTGAAACAAATGCTGTGAAACTGAGCTGGATGATGCTAGTACTAACTTATTGAGCGTGCACCGGCTGGTAAGATCGAACATGAACAAGATCGCCACGGCGTCCTTGCACGCGATCGGGACGTGGTCGGCGGACTGGCTGTCTCCTGCATCCATTCATTCCACAACAAAGAGGGTTCAGGGAACCAACGCAATCGCAATTTGGTGCCTGCATCTGCATCTGCATCTGCAGTGCAGCCACATAAAGAGTGAGTGAGTACCTGCCACATCCCAGATGTTGAAGGCGAGCCTGGCGCCCCGAACAGCCAGCGTCTTGTCCATCAGATTCAGGCCCGTCATCTGCAAGCCCCCGTTCGGCTCCTCCCCATCCCCAACATACTTAACCTGCACACGGCAAGATTCAGTTAGCTGAATGGACATGCAGTTCTGAATCTCAAATCTACAGAGGTGAATTTGTGATGCATTCGAAGTATTGCACTCTTGTGCCATTTTTCTTTGTCAAAATAGGAGGTTGTGCATTGGGAGAATAGGTGTGCCATTGAAATGTCTCTGTAGGTTGTACTGGGGAAATAGATTCTGGCAATTGCTTCTTGATTTGACTAGCTAGGCTTTAATGAGAAAAGAAAAGGAGCACGGACACCACGCATAACCGTGATAGTACTACCAAAAGAAAGAATCAATCGAGATTACACTCGCAGGTGGACAGAAAGAAGGAAGAGCGTTGATTACCATGAAGCTGGTCTTGCCGATCTGGCAATCCCCGAGCAGGCTGACCTTGAGGCCGACCACGTCCTCGACATCTGCCGCGTCGTCGTCGGCGTCGGCGTGGGCGTGGGCGCCGGCGTCGTCGTCCATGGCGAGGGGGGTCAGCACGTCCGGTCCGTGCGGCGGGCCGAGCCGGCGGTAGcgggcgccgccgcccccgccgcaggAGGAGCAGGCGAGCAGCTGGTCCCAGACAAGGCGCACGGCCCTGGTGGCGACGGCGAGGCGGAGCAGGCGCGCCCACCGGTGATCGTGGCGCAGCGCGGCCGACCTGCGCCGGCGACCCCGGCCACATAGCTGCGTGACAGCCACGTTCATGGCAGCAGCTGTGGTCGTCATGGCGCCGCGGCGCCCATGCACACCAAGGGCGCCCCCGGTGAGGAGGGATAAATTACACGCGCGGAGAGAGGCCGGAACGGAGGGAAGCACGATGTTGGGATTAAAACTTGAGAATCGGAGGCTAAACAAAGCGCTCGCGCTATAAAAAGGAGGGCGACGCTTTCTTTTGATGTGGTGTCGTCGTCGTCCCTGCTGCTCACGGCAGAGGCGCCAGCGCCATTGATGGGATGATAGATGGCACGCACGAACGAGCGCTTCTTTGGGCGCGTGCTCGAGAGGAGAGTCAGGGCTCGGGTAAACTCTGGTCCTGCATGGGCCGGGATAATTGGCGCGCGCGCGGGGGCGGGCGACGGTGAAGTGATAATGCGGAAGGAGGGactcgtgcgtgcgtgcgtgcgtgcgtgcgcgcgCGTGTGCGTTGGGGGGCGGACGACGACGTGCCGTGGTGGATGTCATGTAGGAGTATGTACTACTGGCGGTAACGACCGGAGGGTGCGAGCGGAGGTGGTGGTTGTTGACCCGTTAGCGCCACGGTCACAAGTGGCAAGTGCTAGTCTCCGACGCGGAATTATTCTGGATGACGTTTCAGCCCGCGCTGGTGGAGTCCAAAACGCCGGCTGCCTAGCCAGGGCATCCTTTGCAGCCGTTGCTACTAGTCCGTTATCCACCGTCCCATTGGCACCGAAAGTTGTTCCCACACAACGACCGATTCTGATGTGGTGGATTCGAATTATCTCCTTCTGCTTTAAGCTTTTCTTCTCATTTCCTGCAAAAATAGACTGTGATAATCAGCGAAAATTACTGCTGTATCCGCTAGTAAATTCATATATGTTCTAAATATTGACACGGACACAGCATCCATCTTTAAACATTACCTTTTTGCGGCCGTGTGTTAATAGAAAATTGTAAAAACCAAAACTCATTTCACGATAAATCATCGATTATCAACATTTGGTGTAGTCGGTGAAAAGTATTACTCCCCGAGTTCATGAATACATGACTTCTAAATATTGATATGGTTTTCAATGTGTGTTATGATCATTGCTTTTTGGTCACATGTGCGAAGCTATCAAATACTCCCTTATGTGCATTTTGATCATTAGTGTCATAAaacaaattcattgcaaatctaaTCTAATGATATCATCTCACCGTATCAATCTTAATAATTGGTATTTGTTAGTAGTCTAACTTGCGTAAAGGTTTCATCGCATGTTTTCTAGGATATCATCCATTTACCAGTTCGCAGGAAAAAAACAAGTGAGTACTTGAAATCACATTCGACGATCTTGGTGTTAACCAGGTTCAAacaaaattttca
This window harbors:
- the LOC119354293 gene encoding septum-promoting GTP-binding protein 1-like produces the protein MTTTAAAMNVAVTQLCGRGRRRRSAALRHDHRWARLLRLAVATRAVRLVWDQLLACSSCGGGGGARYRRLGPPHGPDVLTPLAMDDDAGAHAHADADDDAADVEDVVGLKVSLLGDCQIGKTSFMVKYVGDGEEPNGGLQMTGLNLMDKTLAVRGARLAFNIWDVAGDSQSADHVPIACKDAVAILFMFDLTSRCTLNNVTDWYERARKWNKTAIPILIGTKFDDFAQLPLEMQWTIVDEARAYARAMKATLFFSSATHNINVNKIFKFITAKLFNLPWTVERNLTVGEPIIDF